One part of the Chiroxiphia lanceolata isolate bChiLan1 chromosome 14, bChiLan1.pri, whole genome shotgun sequence genome encodes these proteins:
- the SPRY3 gene encoding protein sprouty homolog 3, which produces MQLSSSVAELSCDETMDPPAEDFQQVLSIDQIRSIRASNNYVERPAACFQQARSNPSLAQPPHKQEWSQDRLVSSTFQDLHRSHSQQHQMPPLQPHLSHSSTASSVSQSTTASDQRLLSSLTPSHSGHSLIRTQPRAGELKAEESPLKGGSEKPTLHSGHLFICEECGRCKCARCTAARSLPSCWLCNQRCLCSPESLLDYGTCLCCVKGLFYHCSTDDEDTCADDPCSCGPGSCCARWAAMSFLSLLMPCLCCYFPTLGCLKLCQRGYDGLKRPGCRCQSHTNTVCRKISSSSGTPFPKTLDKPV; this is translated from the coding sequence ATGCAGCTCTCTTCCAGCGTGGCTGAACTCAGCTGTGACGAGACAATGGACCCACCCGCTGAGGACTTCCAGCAGGTCCTGTCCATTGACCAAATCCGCTCCATCCGTGCCAGCAACAACTACGTGGAGAGACCGGCGGCCTGCTTCCAGCAAGCCCGCTCCAACCCCTCCCTGGCCCAGCCACCGCACAAGCAGGAGTGGTCCCAGGACCGCCTGGTGTCTTCCACCTTCCAGGACCTGCACCGCAGCCACAGCCAACAGCACCAGATGCCGCCTTTGCAGCCACACCTGAGCCATTCCAGCACGGCCAGCTCGGTCTCCCAGAGCACCACCGCCTCCGACCAGCGCCTCCTGAGCAGCCTGACGCCCTCCCACTCCGGGCACTCCCTCATCCGGACGCAGCCCCGCGCCGGCGAGCTGAAGGCAGAGGAGTCGCCGCTGAAGGGGGGCTCGGAGAAGCCCACCCTGCACAGCGGCCACCTCTTCATCTGCGAGGAGTGCGGGCGCTGCAAGTGCGCGCGGTGCACGGCCGCCCGCAGCCTGCcctcctgctggctctgcaACCAGCGCTGCCTCTGCTCCCCCGAGAGCCTCCTCGACTACGGGACCTGCCTCTGCTGCGTCAAGGGGCTCTTCTACCACTGCTCCACCGACGACGAGGACACCTGCGCCGACGACCCCTGCTCCTGCGGGCCGGGGTCCTGCTGCGCCCGCTGGGCTGCCATGagcttcctctccctcctcatgccctgcctctgctgctaCTTTCCTACCCTGGGGTGCCTCAAACTTTGCCAGCGGGGTTATGACGGCCTCAAACGACCCGGCTGCCGCTGCCAGAGCCACACCAACACGGTCTGCAGGAAGATCTCCTCGTCCAGCGGCACGCCCTTCCCCAAAACACTGGACAAGCCGGTATGA